A region from the Candidatus Limnocylindrales bacterium genome encodes:
- the ilvE gene encoding branched-chain-amino-acid transaminase, with protein MKVWIDGQIVDGKDARIPVTDHGFLYGDGVFEGMRAYAGRMFRLDDHMARLEVSARAIGLEIPGGTERVRDIVLQTVAATGSPEAYVRLIVTRGEGPLGIDPTTCPQARILCIVDTVELFTPEKSERGVALITASLRRPAADVLDPRVKSLNYLNNAMVKLEARRQGADDALLLNASGAIAEASGANIFAVCRGVLTTPPVTDGALEGITRQTVLELAGEAAIPARERSMGRVDLFGASEAFLTGSGARIVPVRSLDGQPVGSAVPGPVTARLRAAFFELARSTGTPVPYPGVNAA; from the coding sequence ATGAAAGTGTGGATCGATGGGCAGATCGTCGACGGCAAGGATGCGCGCATCCCCGTCACCGATCACGGCTTCCTCTACGGCGACGGCGTCTTCGAAGGCATGCGCGCGTACGCCGGGCGCATGTTCCGCCTCGACGATCACATGGCCAGGCTCGAGGTGTCGGCGCGCGCGATCGGCCTGGAGATCCCCGGCGGCACCGAGCGCGTGCGCGACATCGTGCTGCAGACGGTGGCGGCGACCGGATCGCCCGAAGCCTATGTGCGGCTCATCGTCACGCGCGGCGAAGGACCGCTCGGCATCGACCCGACCACGTGCCCGCAGGCGCGCATCCTGTGCATCGTCGACACCGTCGAGCTGTTCACGCCGGAGAAGAGCGAACGCGGCGTCGCACTGATCACCGCCAGCCTGCGCCGCCCCGCCGCCGACGTGCTCGATCCGCGTGTGAAGAGCCTGAACTACCTGAACAACGCGATGGTCAAGCTCGAAGCGCGGCGGCAGGGAGCCGACGATGCGCTGCTGCTGAACGCCTCCGGCGCCATCGCCGAGGCCAGCGGCGCCAACATCTTCGCCGTCTGCCGCGGCGTGCTGACCACACCGCCCGTCACCGACGGCGCGCTCGAGGGCATCACGCGCCAGACCGTGCTCGAGCTGGCGGGCGAGGCGGCGATACCGGCGCGCGAGCGCAGCATGGGACGGGTCGATCTGTTCGGTGCCAGCGAGGCGTTCCTGACCGGATCGGGCGCGCGCATCGTGCCGGTCCGCTCGCTCGACGGTCAGCCGGTCGGTTCTGCGGTGCCGGGCCCGGTCACGGCGCGCCTGCGCGCGGCGTTCTTCGAGCTGGCGCGCTCGACCGGCACGCCGGTCCCCTATCCCGGCGTGAACGCGGCTTGA
- a CDS encoding IclR family transcriptional regulator, translated as MIRRGDTVQATTIEKAIDLLFYLHASGAARGVSDIGRSLGVPKSSAHRLLASLLRRGLVEQDEHGRYRPGIALVALGLGALEREPLATAAHPVLERESHATGETAFLTVARHRRIIVLDKREGAAVLRVAPGIGSEVPVHATAVGKLHLAFAPETIELPPKPWPGFTRSTPTTDAALQREVARARSRGWAVNRDEWIAGMTVVAAPVLLRARLLGCFVVAAPSSRVDQVRIQDLARSVVAAAGDIAARLEPQRKTA; from the coding sequence GTGATCCGGCGCGGCGACACCGTGCAGGCCACGACGATCGAGAAGGCGATCGATCTGCTGTTCTACCTCCACGCCAGCGGCGCCGCGCGCGGCGTCAGCGACATCGGCCGCTCGCTCGGCGTCCCCAAGTCCAGCGCGCATCGCCTGCTCGCATCGCTCCTGCGGCGCGGCCTGGTCGAGCAGGACGAGCATGGCCGTTATCGGCCCGGCATCGCGCTGGTCGCGCTCGGGCTCGGCGCGCTCGAGCGCGAGCCGCTGGCCACGGCCGCGCATCCGGTGCTCGAGCGCGAGTCGCATGCCACCGGCGAGACCGCATTCCTGACGGTGGCGCGGCACCGGCGCATCATCGTTCTCGACAAGCGCGAAGGTGCGGCGGTGCTGCGCGTGGCGCCCGGCATCGGCAGCGAGGTGCCCGTGCACGCAACGGCGGTGGGCAAGCTGCATCTGGCTTTCGCGCCCGAGACCATCGAGCTGCCGCCCAAGCCGTGGCCCGGCTTCACGCGCTCGACACCGACGACGGACGCCGCATTGCAACGCGAAGTCGCCCGCGCCCGCTCGCGAGGCTGGGCCGTCAATCGTGACGAATGGATCGCGGGCATGACGGTGGTGGCGGCGCCGGTGCTGCTGCGTGCCCGTCTGCTCGGATGCTTCGTCGTCGCTGCGCCGAGCTCGCGCGTGGACCAGGTGCGAATCCAGGACCTCGCGCGAAGCGTGGTGGCGGCGGCCGGCGACATCGCCGCGCGCCTGGAGCCGCAGCGAAAGACCGCATGA